From Streptomyces sp. SAI-135:
GCCATTACAGGGCAGGGAGGGCCGAGTGACGACCGTACGACCGCTGATCGGTGTCAGCACCTATCTGGAGGCCGGGGCGCGCTGGGGCGTCTGGGAGCTGGAGGCGGCGCTGCTGCCGGTGGGCTACCCGCGGCTGGTGCAGCGGGCGGGCGGCCTGGCCGCGATGCTCCCGCCGGACGCGCCGGAGCACGCGGCGGCGGCGGTGGCCCGCCTGGACGGCCTGGTGATCGCGGGCGGCCCGGACGTGGAGCCGGTCCACTACGGCGCCGCCCCCGACCCGCGCACGGGTCCACCCGCCCGCGCCCGCGACACCTGGGAACTGGCCCTGATCCGGGCGGCCTTGGCCTCAGGCACCCCCCTGCTGGGCATCTGCCGGGGCATGCAGCTCCTGAACGTGGCCCTGGGCGGCACCCTCACCCAGCACATCGACGGCCACGCGGTGACCCCCGGGGTCTTCGGCCGCCACGCGGTCAAGCCGGTACCAGGCACGCTCTACGGCGACCTGGCCCCGGAGGAGACCTCCGTACCGACCTACCACCACCAGGCGGTGGACCGCCTGGGCCAGGGCCTCCTGCCCTCCGCCCACGCACCGGACGGCACGATCGAGGCCGTCGAACTCCCCGGTCCGCCCTGGGTGCTGGGCGTGCAGTGGCATCCGGAGATGGGCGAGGACCTGCGGGTGATGCGGGGGCTGGTGGCCGCGGCTGTCCACGCCTAGGCGCGGGTGATGCGTGAGCCGGCCGCCGCCGCCCGCACCTGAGCGCGGGCCAAGCATGAACCGGCCGCCGCCGCCCGCACCTGGGCGCGGGCCAAGCATGAGCCAGCCGCCGTCCACGCCTGAGCGCGGGCCAAGCGTGAACCGGCCGCCGCCGTCCACACCTGAGCGCGGGCCAAGCATGAGCCAGCCGCCGCCGTCCACACCTGAGCGCGGGCCAAGCATGAGCCAGCCGCCGCCGTCCACACCTGAGCGCGGGCCAAGCATGAGCCAGCCGCCGCCCACACCTGGACGCGGGCCAAGCATGAACCGGCCGCCGCCGCCCACACCTGGACGCGGGCCAAGCATGAACCG
This genomic window contains:
- a CDS encoding gamma-glutamyl-gamma-aminobutyrate hydrolase family protein, whose amino-acid sequence is MTTVRPLIGVSTYLEAGARWGVWELEAALLPVGYPRLVQRAGGLAAMLPPDAPEHAAAAVARLDGLVIAGGPDVEPVHYGAAPDPRTGPPARARDTWELALIRAALASGTPLLGICRGMQLLNVALGGTLTQHIDGHAVTPGVFGRHAVKPVPGTLYGDLAPEETSVPTYHHQAVDRLGQGLLPSAHAPDGTIEAVELPGPPWVLGVQWHPEMGEDLRVMRGLVAAAVHA